The DNA segment TGGCCAGTCTCTTTGAAACGTGGAAAGCACGTGGGCTCAATCCCCTTACGCAGTGCTTCAGTATGCTTGCTCAAGGCCCTTAACCTCGAAGCTGAAATTTCTTACCTCAAATCTGAACAGTTACTTGTACGCGACGTATTGACAAATTGATGATTCTGTGCTATAATGAAATCAAATGTGAAATATTTGCACAAATGTGAGGACACTTGAGCCATTCAATGGGCGTATTTTTAGCTCTCTTGGTTGTGGCCTGGACTTTGCAAGGGGTGGGTTCTTTTTGGCAAGCGAGGCGTTTCTACGGCAGGATACAGCAACTGAGGACTTTGGGACGTTGTGCAGTAGGGGTATCAGGCAGCATTTATCGCACGAAAGCCTATGCCGTATTGGCCGTAGATGAACAGGATCGTATTGTTCGTGCGGAAAAACTCACCGGTTTTACTGTTTTCGCTCAGTTGCGGCCAGTGGATTCGTTGGTCGGCTATACACTCAGTGACCTGTTTTCCGGCCCCGTAGCAGGTTTGTCCCCCAAGTTATATAGCGCTTTCAGGATGGCTGCGGAGGCATTGGTTAGGGAGCATGCCGCCACTGATTCACTTGAGGGCGAGATGAACAGGAATGAGGGCGCCCCACAGTTGGGAGTAGAACAGGCAGATAGTGGCGTAGCTCCCAAAGAGGCTAGAAAGGAGGTGGTTGTTTAAGACAAACAATAAGAGTTCGGTGCGGGACGTAGTTTTTGAGCAGTTGCGTGACACTACTAGATTCATCATAACGATAAGGAGGACAGCAATGGAGTTTCTAGCCAATCTTGCTACTGGTTTCATCGGCCTATTCCAGGAGGGTGGCAAGGTGTTCGTAAGCCTCGTCACTGGCATTGTACCTCTACTGGTTGTGCTGATGACAGCGGTCAACGCTTTCGTTGCCTTGGTGGGGCCTCAGAGGGTTGAGGGTGTGGCCAAGAAAGCGGCAGGTGAGGGCGCGCTGTACTATCCTTTGCGCTACGTTGTTCTGCCTTTTCTCGCCTGTTTCTTCTTCACCAACCCCATGGCCTATACTATGGGCAAGTTTTTGCCCGAGAAGTATAAGCCAGCTTTCTATGACGCTGCAGTATCGTACGTTCATCCGCCACTGGGTTTGTTCCCGCACATTAACCCGGGCGAGCTGTTCGTCTGGTTAGGCATCGCCAAGGGCGTTCAAGATTTGGGTCTGAATCTGGGTGACCTTGCCATCCGCTATGCTCTTACAGGCTTGGTTGTGATCTTGATCCGCGGCATTGTTACGGAGAGGATATCAGCCATCCTGTGGGCTCGCAGAGCTAGGGCAGAGTAAGGAGGATACTAATGAAAGCGATCACTAGCTTACTAGAGAAGATCGGCCGAGGCGCTGGTAAGGTAGTAGGGATACTCTACCAGGCGGGGCGCGACTCGGTTGACCAGATTGTTACCAACATCCTACCGTTTATGGCCTTTATCGCCATGGTGATTGGTATCATCCTGAAGACAGGAATTGGCAACATCATTGCCAATACGCTATCGCCATTGGCGTCAAGCGTGCCAGGGCTAATCTTTATGTCCTTGATCGTGGGTCTGCCCGTGCTCTCCCCGTTGCTTGGTCCCGGCGCGGTTATTGCCCAGATTATCGGCACGTTGCTTGGTGTGGAGATTGGACGAGGTAACATCCCGCCGCAGTACGCACTGCCTGCGCTGTGGGCAATCAACCCACAGGTGGGCTGCGACTTTATCCCGGTTGGTCTATCGCTGGGTGAAGCTGAGCCCGAGACTGTGGAGGTCGGTGTTCCGGCGGTATTGTTCTCTCGGTTCATCACCGCCCCCATCACTGTGATTATAGGCTGGCTGGCCAGTATCGGGATGTACCGCTAAGAGGTTGTCAAAGCAGCAGGGGCTGACACAGCAGCCCCTGCTGAATGAATAAGCAGGAGGTTACAATCGTTATGTCTGAAAAGAAGTATCGCAAGGTCAAGATCGTTCATGGCCCCGCTGGCTGGGGTGGGCCGCTAATTATCGAGCCCAAGCCCGGAAAGGATCTGATCTATTCGGTCACGGGTGGTGGCATCCACCCAATAGCACAACGCATTGCGGAGCTTAGTGGGGGCACGCCGTTTGACGGGTTCCGCTCTAGGGCTCCCTTCGAGCAAATTGCCTGCGCAGTGATAGATTGTGGAGGAACTGCCAGGGTAGGCGTGTATCCGATGAAGAAAGTGCCTACTGTGGACATTATTGGAACGAAGCCATCCGGACCCCTGTTCAAGTTCATTACGCCTGACCTCTTTGTGTCCGGAGTTAGATCTGAAGACATCACCGTGATCGAAGAATAGTCACGGGTTGCACGAGAAAGCCCATAGTGCAATCTACATAGTATAGCATTAAGCGACAATTGGGTATTTGCGCGAGACAGGGGGCCTAGAGGGATTTTGTCGCCCTCTAGGCCCCTGTTAGTGCTTAGGTGGTAGTACTGGGTTGACCAAGGCTCCTCTTAGTGCTAAGGGGTGGATACGCACTATTGCTGCCGTGACTAGCTGGCATTTGTAGGTGGTATCAAGATTTGTCAAGGCCTTCATTACGTGTGAGCACCGTTGTGGTCAGGAGTAGCTGAATGTTTGTAAGGATGTTGTAACATTCCAAAAGGTGGATGATACTTTGCGTACCAAGTATGAGATGCACGTAGTGGAGATCGGTCCTCTAGTAGCAGAGTTTATTGCTGCCAGGATTCTGGTTTTCTTTAAATATGGAGCGCCACCAGAGCTGGCGGAATTCTCTATTCTGCACGAACCAAGCGATTTCTTTGAAGAGGTCTGCCCGGGTGACTATATTCTCATTGGCAATGAACAGTACCGTGTGACAGCGGTGGGAAATGTTGCCAATGATAACATTCGTGAATTGGGACACCTAATCATGAAATGCAATGGTAAGAGCAGCGCAGAATTACCAGGAGATGTTTGTGTCGAAGACAAGGCTTTGCCCCCGATAGAAGTAGGAATGACCATTCGAATAGTTGATGAAATGGTAATGTCAAAAAAGGGAGAAAAATATGAGCAGATTGAATGACGGCTTGCGCCAGAGGCACGAAACTGGCAACCCGATTCGCCTCGCTCTGGTAGGCGCGGGCCAGATGGGCAGAGGGATGATTATACAGATTGAACAGATGATGCAGGGCATTCAGGTCGTGGCAGTTGCTGACATTATCCTCGACCGTGTGGTGTTGGCCTACAAAGACGCTGGCGTATCCGCCGAGGATATTGTGGTTGCCAAGGATGCAGCAGCAGCCGAAAAAGCCCTGCAGCAGGGGAAGAGGGTGGCAAGTGATGATGCTGTGCTGCTCACCAGGCTGTCTACCGTCGAAGCGGTTGTCGAGGCATCAGGCGTGCCAGAGGTGGGAGCGAAGGTCGCGTTTAGCGCGATCCTCAATAAGAAGCATATCATTATGCTAAACGTGGAGACTGATGTCACTGTTGGCTATTTGCTCAGACGGCTTGCTGATAGCGCCGGGGTTGTGTATACTGTATCGGCAGGGGATGAGCCAGGAGCCGCGAAGGAGCTTTATGACTTTGCCAAAGCGATGGGCTTTCGTATTGTAGCAGCTGGGAAGGGAAAGAACAACCCGCTGGATCGGGAAGCGACTCCGGACAAACTTGCCGCAGAAGCTGCTAGCAAGAAGATGAGCGCTAAGATGCTGACCGCCTTTGTGGACGGCACAAAGACGATGGTTGAGATGACGGCTTTGGCTAATGCCACCGGTTTGGTTCCTGATGTGCGCGGGATGCATGGCCCTGTGGCGACAGTTGAGCAACTACCTACTCTGTTCTCTTTGAAATCACAGGGAGGTATTCTCAAGCGCGAAGGCGTGGTGGACTATGCTCTAGGGGCAGTTGCGCCAGGAGTTTTTGTCATCGTGACCACAGACAATAGAACCGTTGTTGAGGATTTGCAATATCTGCATCTAGGAAGTGGACCGAATTGGGTTCTCTATCGGCCGTATCATCTGGCCAATCTTGAGACACCTCTATCAGTGGCACGGGCTGTGTTGTTGGGCGAGACGACCATTGCAACGGTTCACAAACCAGTTGCGGAGACGATTACCATTGCCAAGAGGGATCTGAAAGCCGGTGAAAAACTGGATGGCATAGGGCAGTTTACCTTCTATGGCTCTATTGAGAGAGCCGACATTGCCGCGATGGAGCGCTTACTCCCTCTGGGGCTGGCACAGGGAGCGGTGCTAAAAGAGGATGTGGCAAAGGGTCAGCCAATAACCTATGATCAAGTAGAACTGGACCGTTCTTCTATGATTGTCCACCTGCGAGCACTGCAGGATCATATGGATTAGGTTACGATTCAGAGTATGCGTGCAGCTCAATTACGTGGGTTGCGAGATATCCAGGTAGTGGATGTACCGATGCCCACCGTCCAGAAAGCAGACGAAGTTCTGATACGTATTCACGCCTGCGGCATTTGCCCGAGTGACTTACGTAACTATCTTGGCACTGGCAAACGAATGGGGCAACTACCAGCCACGTTGACCCCAGGACACGAGTGGGCAGGTGAGGTGGTAGAAGTTGGGGCCGAAGTCAGAGACTTTAAAGCGGGTGATCGTGTGGTGCCTAGTTGGCGTGTAACTTGTGGGCATTGTTACTATTGCGGCCAGGGTCTGTTCAACTACTGTGTCAATACAGCACACGACCGGGTACGAGGTGGCTTCTGTGAATATGGAATAGCCCCGGCTTCCAATCTGCATCATATTCCGGACAATGTCAGTTACGAAGAAGCTACTTTTACAGAACCTTTGGCCTGTTGCCTCAATGGTATTACTATGAGTAACATAAAGCTAGGAGATGATGTTCTCATCATTGGCGCAGGTCCTATTGGCTTGTTGCACGTGCAATTAGCTCGCCTTAAAGGGGCGAGGGTTATTGTTAGCGATCCTATGGCTACTCGACGTAAAGTGGCACTGCAGTTGGGCGCACATGATGTATTCGATCCTTCGATAAATGACGCGGCTGAGAGGGTTCTGGAACTGACTGAAGGGAGAGGCGCCAACACAGTAATTGTGGCGGTTGGTATCCCACAAGCTATAACACAGGCCATGGAATGGGTGGGAGCTTGTGGCACGATAAACATATTCGCCGGCGTATACCCTTCGTCCAATATCCCGGTAGACCCAAACGTGGTGCATTACAAACAGCTTATTGTAACTGGAAGCCACGATTTTACACCCCATCACTTTCGCACTGCGCTTAAGCTAATCCGTTATGGCATGGTACGCGTACAGCTATTAATCAGCCACGTCATTCCTTTGGGACATGTTCAGAAAGCTTTTGATTTGGTAGCTAGTAAGCAAGGTTTGAAGGTCATCGTACGAATGGTTTAGGTACAAATCTTTTAGGGAGCCGATAGGTGCGGGAATCCTATGATGAGCGGCTTCGCTTGCTCATTCAGGTGGCAAGCTTGTATTACGAACGAGGGTTAACACAGGAAGAGGTGGCACAGCGAGTGCAACTCTCCCGTTCTAACGTATCACGGTTGCTTAGTGAAGCACGGCGGCTGGGCATTGTTGAGATCCGAGTCCGACATCCGTTGCCTACTATGGCTTCTTTGGAAGCAGAATTGCGCGATAGGTTTCATTTACAGAGTGTTCATGTGCTTTGTAGTGGCTTGTATGAACCTAATCAGGTATTGCAAGATATAGGGGCCTTGGCAGCAGAGCAGTTGAAAAACTTGCTTCACAGAAATATGATCTTGGGCATAGGTTGGGGAAGGGCACTCTATGAAGTCGTGAATGCATTCCAACCTATATCCATAGGAGATATATTAGTGGTACAAGTGATGGGAGGCATTGGGGCTGTTAATCCGCACATCGATGGGCCTGAGCTAGCAAGACGACTAGCGGAAGCCCTTAGTGGGCAGTTTCGGTACTTGCACGCGCCCCACATTGTGGAAAGCGCTGCTGTGCGGGAAGCTTTGCTCCAAGAGCGCAATGTGCGTGAAACACTGAATCTGGCACGTCAGGCAGACCTAGCATTGGTTGGAATCGGTTCGGTACATCCGGAAATTTCAGGATTGATTCGTGCGGGCTATCTTACCAAAGATGAGCTTGCGGCTATTGCCAGTGCCGGTTCCGTTGGTGATTTCTGTGGCTATTACTTTGACATACAAGGACGTATCTGTCCTCTAGAACTC comes from the Chloroflexota bacterium genome and includes:
- a CDS encoding alcohol dehydrogenase catalytic domain-containing protein, encoding MRAAQLRGLRDIQVVDVPMPTVQKADEVLIRIHACGICPSDLRNYLGTGKRMGQLPATLTPGHEWAGEVVEVGAEVRDFKAGDRVVPSWRVTCGHCYYCGQGLFNYCVNTAHDRVRGGFCEYGIAPASNLHHIPDNVSYEEATFTEPLACCLNGITMSNIKLGDDVLIIGAGPIGLLHVQLARLKGARVIVSDPMATRRKVALQLGAHDVFDPSINDAAERVLELTEGRGANTVIVAVGIPQAITQAMEWVGACGTINIFAGVYPSSNIPVDPNVVHYKQLIVTGSHDFTPHHFRTALKLIRYGMVRVQLLISHVIPLGHVQKAFDLVASKQGLKVIVRMV
- a CDS encoding PTS glucitol/sorbitol transporter subunit IIB, encoding MKAITSLLEKIGRGAGKVVGILYQAGRDSVDQIVTNILPFMAFIAMVIGIILKTGIGNIIANTLSPLASSVPGLIFMSLIVGLPVLSPLLGPGAVIAQIIGTLLGVEIGRGNIPPQYALPALWAINPQVGCDFIPVGLSLGEAEPETVEVGVPAVLFSRFITAPITVIIGWLASIGMYR
- a CDS encoding PTS glucitol/sorbitol transporter subunit IIA, with amino-acid sequence MHVVEIGPLVAEFIAARILVFFKYGAPPELAEFSILHEPSDFFEEVCPGDYILIGNEQYRVTAVGNVANDNIRELGHLIMKCNGKSSAELPGDVCVEDKALPPIEVGMTIRIVDEMVMSKKGEKYEQIE
- a CDS encoding PTS glucitol/sorbitol transporter subunit IIC; translated protein: MEFLANLATGFIGLFQEGGKVFVSLVTGIVPLLVVLMTAVNAFVALVGPQRVEGVAKKAAGEGALYYPLRYVVLPFLACFFFTNPMAYTMGKFLPEKYKPAFYDAAVSYVHPPLGLFPHINPGELFVWLGIAKGVQDLGLNLGDLAIRYALTGLVVILIRGIVTERISAILWARRARAE
- a CDS encoding NAD(P)-dependent oxidoreductase, with the translated sequence MSRLNDGLRQRHETGNPIRLALVGAGQMGRGMIIQIEQMMQGIQVVAVADIILDRVVLAYKDAGVSAEDIVVAKDAAAAEKALQQGKRVASDDAVLLTRLSTVEAVVEASGVPEVGAKVAFSAILNKKHIIMLNVETDVTVGYLLRRLADSAGVVYTVSAGDEPGAAKELYDFAKAMGFRIVAAGKGKNNPLDREATPDKLAAEAASKKMSAKMLTAFVDGTKTMVEMTALANATGLVPDVRGMHGPVATVEQLPTLFSLKSQGGILKREGVVDYALGAVAPGVFVIVTTDNRTVVEDLQYLHLGSGPNWVLYRPYHLANLETPLSVARAVLLGETTIATVHKPVAETITIAKRDLKAGEKLDGIGQFTFYGSIERADIAAMERLLPLGLAQGAVLKEDVAKGQPITYDQVELDRSSMIVHLRALQDHMD
- a CDS encoding PTS sorbitol transporter, translated to MSEKKYRKVKIVHGPAGWGGPLIIEPKPGKDLIYSVTGGGIHPIAQRIAELSGGTPFDGFRSRAPFEQIACAVIDCGGTARVGVYPMKKVPTVDIIGTKPSGPLFKFITPDLFVSGVRSEDITVIEE
- a CDS encoding sugar-binding transcriptional regulator, producing the protein MRESYDERLRLLIQVASLYYERGLTQEEVAQRVQLSRSNVSRLLSEARRLGIVEIRVRHPLPTMASLEAELRDRFHLQSVHVLCSGLYEPNQVLQDIGALAAEQLKNLLHRNMILGIGWGRALYEVVNAFQPISIGDILVVQVMGGIGAVNPHIDGPELARRLAEALSGQFRYLHAPHIVESAAVREALLQERNVRETLNLARQADLALVGIGSVHPEISGLIRAGYLTKDELAAIASAGSVGDFCGYYFDIQGRICPLELHRRIVGIDLPSLRKVKCVFAVAGWKEKAPAILGALRGGFVDILVTDDAAAQEVLRLADIT